Within the Thermodesulfobacteriota bacterium genome, the region TTTTGCTTGGTTCATCATCCCCAATCATAATTCGGATACTTCCATTTATATTTGTCGTAGAAGGTTGCTTTTGATCTTTAGAATCAGCTCCAGGTCTCCCATATACAGATCTCACAGTGATAACCCTTGGCCCTATTGATGGCGGTTTAAGGAGAAAGAGGGGACCGTCCATTGACCATTTTTGGGTTATCCATACAGGTGCTGGTATTTCTTCAGGTGTAAATTCAAGGCGGATTCTTGTTTGGCCTTTATAGACAACTTCTCCTGTCCAGGAATTTCCTGATTGCTTCAACGCCACGCTATCAGCAAGATATTTGGGATGCCCCATGGTACGTCCGGCCCAAACTGGTACCCACTTGCTTTCCGGCATCGTAAGACAATACCAGCCCGCTTCACTTTTATATGAACATCGGATCTTAATATATGCGAGCTTGTAAGGGGTGAGCGGCCATGGCCCGACCTCAATATTATCCAAAACACCTATCATTACCATGGGATGATCGGGCATATTAAATTGCTCAGGCAGAAGTTTTCTGTAAAGGGTTAAGTCTTTCGGTTCAACCAGAACAGTTATATTTTGTTGTGCTCTAAAATTATTTTGCGTTGATGCGACCATAT harbors:
- a CDS encoding acetoacetate decarboxylase family protein, yielding MKKKLLVIGCLCLIILLVLSILFYNRTANGQYSVIEGDLAEKAMHMVASTQNNFRAQQNITVLVEPKDLTLYRKLLPEQFNMPDHPMVMIGVLDNIEVGPWPLTPYKLAYIKIRCSYKSEAGWYCLTMPESKWVPVWAGRTMGHPKYLADSVALKQSGNSWTGEVVYKGQTRIRLEFTPEEIPAPVWITQKWSMDGPLFLLKPPSIGPRVITVRSVYGRPGADSKDQKQPSTTNINGSIRIMIGDDEPSKNLIPQGLPLYGTYSKAENIKMYLTSTHEQN